Sequence from the uncultured Flavobacterium sp. genome:
CTTATCCTGATTTCAGCCGTTTTTGGGATATTATCGAAAAACATAAAATCACACAATTTTATACAGCCCCAACAGCAATTCGTTCGTTAGCAAAAGAAAGTTTAGATTACATTCAAAAATACCCGCTTAAATCACTAAAAGTTATTGGATCTGTTGGAGAACCAATCAACGAAGAAGCTTGGCACTGGTTCAATGACCACGTTGGAGACAAAAGATGTCCGGTGGTTGATACTTGGTGGCAAACAGAAACTGGCGGAATCATGATTTCTCCAATTGCTTTTGTAACACCGACAAAACCAACATATGCAACTTTGCCATTGCCGGGAATTCAACCAGTTTTAATGGATGAAAAACGCAATGAAATCGAAGGAAACCAAGTTGTAGGTAGTTTATGTATTAAATTTCCTTGGCCTGGAATCGCCAGAACTATTTGGGGAGATCACCAACGTTACAAAGACACTTATTTCTCTGCTTTCCCTGGAAAATATTTCACTGGAGACGGAGCTTTAAGAGACGAAGTTGGATATTACAGAATTACCGGTAGAGTAGATGATGTTGTAATTGTTTCGGGTCATAATTTAGGAACAGCTCCTATTGAAGACGCGATCAACGAGCATCCTGCAGTTGCCGAATCTGCAATTGTTGGATTCCCACACGATATTAAAGGAAATGCATTGTACGGTTTTGTAATTCTAAAAGAAACCGGAGAAGTTAGAGATAGAACTAACTTAACAAAGGAGATCAATCAATATATTTCTGACCACATTGGACCAATTGCAAAATTGGATAAAATTCAGTTTGTGTCTGGTTTACCAAAAACTCGTTCAGGAAAAATCATGCGTAGAATTTTACGTAAAATAGCTGAAGGTGATTTCTCTAATTTTGGAGACACTTCAACATTATTGAATCCTGAAATTGTAGAAGAAATTATGAAAAATAAAATCTAAAGATTTTAAATACATAGAAACAAAAAAAGCCTCTTAATTTAAGAGGCTTTTTTTTATGCGATTTTTAATTACATCCACAATAAGTTTTAATAGTATTAAAATAAGGTAAAAAATTATCTAAAGATTTTAATGTATTTTTTTTTTCATATATATAAATTGAAATTTTAATCTTAACCACAATAAGTTTTAAAACTATCAAATTAAGATAAAAGAACTGTTTTAAAATTTTCGCCAGAAATTTCTATATAAAAGTTGTTTTTAAAAATATCCCTAATAAGTTTTAAAAATATTAAAATAAGGTAAAAAATAATTCTGCATTGTTTCTAACCTAGATTGATGAACGATAAAATCTAATGATTAATTGAAAACAAAAAAAAAAGCCTCTTAAAATTAAGAGGCTTTTTTTATATTATAATATTTGTGAGACTTCAATTTTGCTCAGTCCAATCTCTGGCTAAAAACTTAAATTTTCTTATATAACTTATATGGTTAAAAAATTATTTAATTCCCAATCTGGATTTAAGCTTCAAAAACAAAAGAGCAATTTTATAAGCATCTTCAGCAGATGAATTTCGATCACTTTTCGGAATTTTGAATATTTCCGTTAAATCGTCAAGCGAAAATTGTTTGTCATTGATATCAGTTAATTTCCTGTACATCATATCAACGTCTAAAGCTTCATTTTTCAATCTTCCACAATCAAGACGTTCTAATGCAGCATTCAGCATTTCGATGTCAAAATTAATGTGATGACCAACCAGAATTGAATTGCCTATAAAATTCACCAAAGCTTCAATAGCTTCAGGTTCAGGCATTTTTAGCATTTTACTTTCGATAATGAATTCATTTGAAAGACCATTATCCTGTAAAAATTTGTATTGCAACAAAACCGCTTCAAAATTATCCTTTATTATAATGCTGTCGTCAACTACAGAAAAAGCACCCAAAGATAAAATAACATCTTTATTTGGGTTTAATCCTGAAGTTTCAGTCGATAAGACTACAAATCTATTAGGTTTTGTTTCGAATTTAGTCAGGTAATCTTTCCAGAAATCCGGATATTCCTTATTGATATTTTTAATCCAGTCTAGCATATTTTATGAAAATTGGGTCAATTGAAATTTACTTTTAATTAATTCCTCAAGATCTTTCATTGGAGTTAATGCATTTTTTAACTTCTCTTTGTCAGTTTTAGACATTTCTCTCAAATTTATAAATTGACCAGAATCGTCATTTTTTAAACCTTCAACAGTTCTAAATTTTGATAAAGTTAAAAAAGCTTCCGCACAACTTAAGTATATCTCAGCATTTTTAGAATCTGTTATTGCTAATTGTTTGAATCTTAAATATGTATTCTTAATTCCCTTGATATTCGAATTTAAAATTAATAAACGCGCACCATCAATCAAAGGCATTAATGCACGAGTTTTTATATCAAATTTTCCTTTTTCCGGACCTTCTTCTTCAACAATGAATTTTTTGAAAAAACTCAAAGGAGAATTCTTTTTCAAAGCATCATTTCCTAAAAAGTCAAAGAATAAAGTATTGTTAACAGCATTTTTGAATATGACATTCTCAATAACTTCTTCAATTTTAGGTTCTCCAAAAACGATCTCGTAATCAAAGAAAATACTGCTCAAATCATTACTGTTTTCACCTGGAGTATTCATCCAGCTGTTGTATTGTTTTGTCCAGTCAGTCAATGACTTACACCAAAGCATATTGCTTCCCATGTGACCGTTTGGACAAAATTCATAACCAACTTTTTCTAGTATTGATGTAGCTCTTTTTGCCAATCTTAAGAAATAATCTTTTACTTCTCTGTATTTTTCCGGAGCAACATCTTCAAAAATCAAAATACTATCCTGATCTGTCAATAAAAGTTGTTCCTTACGCCCTTGACTACCAATGCTTAACCAAGCAAAACGTGCAGGAGGGGAGCCTAAATCTAAAATTGATAATTCGACAGCACGTTTAATGATTGCCAGATTAATTTCGCTTACAATATTACTAATATGCGAAATTGGAATATTCTTCTGAATCGAATTTTGAATCAAATCAGACAAACGATCACGTATTTGTTTTAGATCTTTTGGCAGTTGAGAACGTTTAATTTCTTTAATTAAAACACCAGGGTTACTAGCTTGAGCTACAATTAGATCGTGCTCAGAAATTATTCCTTTTACAGCAGATTTACTTGTACCGTCTTTTGTAACACATAAGTGCGTCACATTGTGTTTTAGCATTAGTAATTGTGCTTCGGCAAGAGAAACATTCTCAATTACGGTAACTACAGGTGATGACATTATTTTGTCAATTGTCTCTGTAATAGGATAACGTCCTGTCGCTATCTTAGAGGCTAAATCTGTAGCTGTAACAATGCCAATTGGGCGATTTTTTTCGCATACAATGACATTATCCATCATAGAATCAGTCATTAATATCGCAACATCCTTAACAATGTGACTTGCGTCAGTCGTTAAAGGTGAATTATTATAGTTAAGAGACTGAATATATTGCATTTCTGATTGCTGATCTACATAAAATGAAGTATCAGAAATCATTTTTCCATTAGAACTAACGCTATCTTTTGTATGCCTTGAATTTGTAGCGAAACTTTCTAATAAAAAGTTCAAAACATCTGAATTATTGGCAACAAAAGGCCTGAAAACAGCAATAGGAATTGCATAAATAATACTTTCTTCACGAGCTTTGGCCGTCATCATGTAGTTATTCTTAGCAAAAAACGGACGTAATCCAAAAATATCACCTTCATGACATTTGTTAATAATCGTTTCTTCGGCGTCGGCAATTGTTGTTAAATTTATGATACCAGAAGCTACAACATAAAAACTGTCGTGAAGTAAATCATTGTTTTGAAATAATACTGCATGTTTTTCTAAATTTATAACACGAATATTGGTTGCAATATCAGATAATTCCTGAAAAGTTAAATTATCAAATGGCGGGTATTCTTTTAAAAAATCTGCAATATGCTCAGCTATTGTATTCATATATTTTGATAATTTTTTTAAAGTATCGAATGTAAAAATAATAAAATAAACTCTTACAACGAAAGCATCTTTGTGAGAATCTAAATATTTTAAAAAATTACAAAAAAATATTTAATTCTAAGGCTTAAAAAGCATTTAAATATTTTTAAAGGTTTAAAAAAGAAGGGATATTCGGCAGAAATAAAATTTGTTTAAAGAATATCGCAAGGAAACTGAACAAGAGGATTTTCTTAAATATTCTATTTTACATAATATAAATTATAGTTCAAAATATATACGCTTTTAAAAGCGCTTTTAATCGTATAACTTAGTCAGAATCGTTTCTTTTGGAATTATATCAGATCCGCCTCTTTTATTGAATTCTAATTTTCCTTCGTTCATAAATAATGCTGCGCCTGCAGATGAACCATTTTTGGACTTAATATTGATTTGTGCTTTTTCGCCAAATTTATAAACATGTCCTGAAACTTCCATAATACCAGAATTTAGTTCTTTGTTGTCACTCGTAATTTCTGCAGTTCCAAATATCTGATCATTTGATTCTGCTAAATTTAATTTCAAAATATATTTTTTACTACAATCCTTGCAATTTTCATTGCTCCAGGTTCCTGTAAAACGATTTTGAGAATACGCTGTAAATGATATAAATACGGCTAATAAAATAAACTTTTTCATTAAATAATTTTTTTAATAAACATGTATCAAATATAAACTAAAAAAAAGCACACGTATTGTGCGTGTGCTTTTTCTATATTATAACTGTAACATTTATTGTTTTATTTTATTTTTTTTGTGTAAACTGATTTACCATTTAAAGAAACGTTTATTTCATTATTTTTTTCAGAAAAAGTTGTTCTTAAAGCATTTCCTTTAAAAATTGTAACGTCACCATAAACTTTTCCGGTTTCATCAGAAGAATATTCAAATAATAATTTTTTATTATCCGGCTCAAGTCCAATTTTGTAAGTTGAGAATTTTGAAGTTGCTAAATCAAATTCCTGGTGCGTGTCAATAATATTTCCATCGGCATAAAAGTTTGTAACTGTTTTGTTTAAGGTAATGTCGGGATAATATTGATTAACTTTTTGCAGTAAGGCATACTGCTCTGGGCTTGCGTCTTCTTTTTTAGACACGATTGTTTGTGCGAATGAAATTGTTGTAAAAATAAGTGTGAATAGTAAAATGTAATTTTTCATAATTTTAAATTTAAGATTAGTGTTTAAACGATTTTTTGCAATCTAACTAATGCGTATTGGAATCAAACTTTTATTAAAAAAGGTTTTAATTATACTACAAGGTATGAAATCTTTACCTTTGTAAAAAATTAAAAGCACTTTTTTAAGAAAATGACAACAAAAAAATACATTCAATTAATACTTATTTTAGGTTCTTTAACCGCTCTTGGTCCTTTTTCAATTGATATGTATTTACCTGGATTCTCGGGTATTGCCAAGGATTTAAATACAACTGTTGCCAAAGTTTCTATGACTTTATCCAGTTATTTTATCGGAATTTCGGCTGGACAATTACTTTACGGTCCTTTATTAGATCGTTTTGGACGCAAAAAGCCTTTATTTATTGGTTTGATGGTTTATATTCTAGCTTCATTAGGTTGTGTTTATGTTGCCGATATTGACACTTTTATACTTTTACGTTTCATTCAGGCAGTTGGGAGTTGTGCTGCAACAGTAGCTTCTGTAGCCATGGTTCGTGATTTATTTCCTGTAAAAGATATTCCAAAAGTATTCTCGCTATTAATGCTTGTTCTTGGGCTTTCGCCAATGTTAGCGCCAACAATTGGCGGATATGTTACGGAAGATTATGGCTGGCATACCGTATTTTTTATTTTAATGTGTATGGGAATCGTGATTTTAATTGCTTCACAAATTGGCTTGCCAAATTCTTATAAACCAGATACTTCGATATCTTTAAAGCCGAAACCAATTATCACGAATTTCTTAAAAGTACTCAAAGAACCTCAGTTTTATACGTATGCATTTACCGGTGCTATAGCTTTTTCGGGTTTATTTACATATGTAGCGGCCTCTCCGATCATTTTTATGGATATTTACCATGTTGATGCTAAGATATATGGATGGATTTTTGCTTTTATGTCCGTGAGTTTTATAGGTTCAAGCCAGTTAAACTCAATTTTATTGAAAAGATTTTCTAGCGAACAAATGATTTTTGGCGCATTAATTTTACAATCTGTTATTGGAATTGTGTTCTTAATATTAGCATTAAATAATTTGTTGGGATTATACCAAACTAGCGCAATGTTGTTTTTATTCCTCGGTTGTTTAGGAATTTCAAATCCAAATACTGCCGGACTTACAATGGCTCCTTTTGCCAAAAATGCCGGAAGTGCTTCAGCTTTAATGGGCGCAATTCAATTAGGTTTGGGTGCGTTGGCTTCTTTTGCAGTTGGAATTTTTGTTAAAAACTCAGTTGTACCAATGGTTTTAATCATGACTACAACTACAATTATAGCTTTCATTGTTTTAAATATTGGTAAACGTTTTATCAAACAAAAAATCGAAATTTCTGAAAATGAAGATGTTGTAGTTGGGCACTAAATAAAGTAAATCCAAAATTTTCACGCATTTTTGTCATTTCGACAGAGGAGAAATCACACACGGAATTCGACAAAGATTGACGACTTTAGGAATGGAGCTTCTTGTGTGATTTCTCCTTCGTCGAAATGACAAATGAAACGTATAAAAAAAGCCTGAATCATTGTAGATTCAGGCTTTTTTATTTAATATATTTTGAAATTTAAAAGATTGGAATTTAAATTTCTTTATCTTCTAAAGATCTTTTTTCTGGTCTGATAATCATTCTTAGAGATTGATCTCTGGCAAAATAAGCAACCATCCAATTCCAGAAAGTATTCAATCTGTTTCTATAAGTAATTAAGGAAATTAAATGGATAAAAAGCCAAATAATCCACGCAAAGAAACCTTTGAAATGCCATTTTGGGCTTGGTAAATCAACTACAGCTTTATTTTTACCAATAATTGCCATAGAACCTTTGTCATTGTAAGCAAAAGGTTTAAGCGGTTTATTTTGAACTAATGCTTTAAAGTTTTTAGCTAAGTTTAATCCTTGTTGAATTGCGACCTGAGCCACTTGCGGATGTCCGTCTGGGAAATTTTTATCTCCGGCTAAAATCGCTGTATCTCCAATTGCATAAATGTTTTCGAAACCATTTACTTTATTATATTGATCCGTTGTCATACGTCTTCCTCGACCATAACTTTCTTTCGGGATTCCGTCAAAAAGTTTGGCGGAAACTCCGGCTGCCCAAATTAAATTTTTGGTTTTAATGGTTTCTCCGTTTTCAAAAAATACGGTATCATCAACATAATCAGTTACTCTGGTGTGTAATTTAACTACAACGCCAAGTTTTGTCAATGCTTCTAAAGTGTCTTTTTGAGAAGCTTCACTCATAGGCGAGAGTAGTGCGTCTCCCCCATCGACCAAATAAACATTACTGGCTGAAGTTTCTAATTCTGGATATTCTTTTAATAGAATGTTTTTTCGCATTTCGGCAAACATTCCAGAAACCTCTACTCCTGTGGGGCCGCCTCCCGCAACAACGATCGTCAATAATTTGCGACGTTTACGCATATCTTTTGTAATAGCGGCTTTTTCAAGGTTTTTTAGCAACGCATTACGCATTTCGATGGCATCATTTAAGGTTTTCATCGGAATAGCGTTTTTCATAACGTTTTCCATACCAAAATAACTTGTTTCGGCTCCGGTAGCAAAAACTAGGTAATCGTATGTTAATTCGCCATTACTGAGAATTATTTTATTCTCGGCAGGAACTACAGAAAGTAATTCGCCCAAGCGAAATTGAAGGTTTTTTTTGCCTGCAAAGAATTTTCTAAAAGGATAACTAATGCTTGACGGTTCTAAAAATGCGGTTGCAACCTGATATATTAGTGGCGGAAAAAAGTTATAATTGTTTTTGTCTACAAGTGTTACTTGTATTTGAGGATGGTTTACAAGCTCTTTTGCGAGATTGATCCCTGCAAAACCACCTCCTATAATGACTATCTTCATATATATTGCTTATTAAGTAGGATTTATGAGTGAAACTATTTTTGCTTTTGCAGTTCTATAAATTTAACATTATAATTTCAAATAAAAAATCCATTTAAGGTTTTCTTTTGATTCTTAAAAAATTAATTTATAAGTTTGAGTTTCATCATAATATCGGTCTGTTCATCATTTCCAAGTTTAAAAATGTGTTTGTCAAATTCGACAAAACCATTCTTTTTGTAAAAACTTAAAGCTCGATGATTTTCTTCCCAGACACCTAACCAAACATAGT
This genomic interval carries:
- a CDS encoding 3'-5' exonuclease; the encoded protein is MLDWIKNINKEYPDFWKDYLTKFETKPNRFVVLSTETSGLNPNKDVILSLGAFSVVDDSIIIKDNFEAVLLQYKFLQDNGLSNEFIIESKMLKMPEPEAIEALVNFIGNSILVGHHINFDIEMLNAALERLDCGRLKNEALDVDMMYRKLTDINDKQFSLDDLTEIFKIPKSDRNSSAEDAYKIALLFLKLKSRLGIK
- a CDS encoding DUF294 nucleotidyltransferase-like domain-containing protein; its protein translation is MNTIAEHIADFLKEYPPFDNLTFQELSDIATNIRVINLEKHAVLFQNNDLLHDSFYVVASGIINLTTIADAEETIINKCHEGDIFGLRPFFAKNNYMMTAKAREESIIYAIPIAVFRPFVANNSDVLNFLLESFATNSRHTKDSVSSNGKMISDTSFYVDQQSEMQYIQSLNYNNSPLTTDASHIVKDVAILMTDSMMDNVIVCEKNRPIGIVTATDLASKIATGRYPITETIDKIMSSPVVTVIENVSLAEAQLLMLKHNVTHLCVTKDGTSKSAVKGIISEHDLIVAQASNPGVLIKEIKRSQLPKDLKQIRDRLSDLIQNSIQKNIPISHISNIVSEINLAIIKRAVELSILDLGSPPARFAWLSIGSQGRKEQLLLTDQDSILIFEDVAPEKYREVKDYFLRLAKRATSILEKVGYEFCPNGHMGSNMLWCKSLTDWTKQYNSWMNTPGENSNDLSSIFFDYEIVFGEPKIEEVIENVIFKNAVNNTLFFDFLGNDALKKNSPLSFFKKFIVEEEGPEKGKFDIKTRALMPLIDGARLLILNSNIKGIKNTYLRFKQLAITDSKNAEIYLSCAEAFLTLSKFRTVEGLKNDDSGQFINLREMSKTDKEKLKNALTPMKDLEELIKSKFQLTQFS
- a CDS encoding multidrug effflux MFS transporter, with amino-acid sequence MTTKKYIQLILILGSLTALGPFSIDMYLPGFSGIAKDLNTTVAKVSMTLSSYFIGISAGQLLYGPLLDRFGRKKPLFIGLMVYILASLGCVYVADIDTFILLRFIQAVGSCAATVASVAMVRDLFPVKDIPKVFSLLMLVLGLSPMLAPTIGGYVTEDYGWHTVFFILMCMGIVILIASQIGLPNSYKPDTSISLKPKPIITNFLKVLKEPQFYTYAFTGAIAFSGLFTYVAASPIIFMDIYHVDAKIYGWIFAFMSVSFIGSSQLNSILLKRFSSEQMIFGALILQSVIGIVFLILALNNLLGLYQTSAMLFLFLGCLGISNPNTAGLTMAPFAKNAGSASALMGAIQLGLGALASFAVGIFVKNSVVPMVLIMTTTTIIAFIVLNIGKRFIKQKIEISENEDVVVGH
- a CDS encoding NAD(P)/FAD-dependent oxidoreductase, with the protein product MKIVIIGGGFAGINLAKELVNHPQIQVTLVDKNNYNFFPPLIYQVATAFLEPSSISYPFRKFFAGKKNLQFRLGELLSVVPAENKIILSNGELTYDYLVFATGAETSYFGMENVMKNAIPMKTLNDAIEMRNALLKNLEKAAITKDMRKRRKLLTIVVAGGGPTGVEVSGMFAEMRKNILLKEYPELETSASNVYLVDGGDALLSPMSEASQKDTLEALTKLGVVVKLHTRVTDYVDDTVFFENGETIKTKNLIWAAGVSAKLFDGIPKESYGRGRRMTTDQYNKVNGFENIYAIGDTAILAGDKNFPDGHPQVAQVAIQQGLNLAKNFKALVQNKPLKPFAYNDKGSMAIIGKNKAVVDLPSPKWHFKGFFAWIIWLFIHLISLITYRNRLNTFWNWMVAYFARDQSLRMIIRPEKRSLEDKEI